The DNA segment TCGGCATAGCTGCGCTTAGAGCGAAGCTCCTCTGTTAGCGAAGCTCTCCCAAAGGGAGCAAGAGGCATTACGAATTACGTTAGCGAAGCTCCTCTGTTAGCGAAGCTCTCCCAAAGGGAGCAAGAGGCATTACGAATTATTAAGGATTAATTATTAATGACTAAGGAAAAAGCGGTTTTTCGCAATCGGGTGGTTGACAAAGGTCAATTGAGAAAGTTAATTTCTTGGGCGTTCACCCATTATGGTACGGCGCGCACGGCTGTGATGGCGGATAAGTTGAAGGAGTTGGGTTTTCGTTATGCTACCAAAGCAGGCGTTTCCATCAGTGTAGATGACTTGATGATTCCGCCCACGAAGCGATCGCTCTTAGAAGCAGCAGAGGAGGAAATTCTGGCCACTGAAACTCGTTATCAACGGGGTGAAATTACTGAGGTAGAACGTTTCCAAAAGGTAATTGATACTTGGAATGGTACGAGTGAGGCGCTGAAGGATGAGGTGGTGGTTCACTTTAAGAAAACTGACCCCCTGAACTCGGTTTACATGATGGCTTTCTCTGGGGCGCGGGGTAATATCTCTCAAGTGCGGCAGTTGGTGGGAATGCGGGGACTAATGGCTGACCCCCAAGGGGAAATTATTGACTTACCCATTAAAACCAATTTCCGCGAAGGTCTGACTGTCACCGAATACATTATTTCGTCTTACGGTGCCAGAAAAGGATTGGTAGATACTGCGTTGCGGACTGCTGACTCTGGTTATCTGACCCGTCGTCTGGTGGATGTATCCCAGGATGTAATTATTCGGGAATTTGACTGCGGGACTACCAGAGGTATTCCCGTGCGGGCGATGACCGAAGGGGGCAAAATCTTGATTCCCCTGGCGCAACGCTTGCTAGGACGGGTGGTGGCTGAGGATGTAGTGCATCCCACCACCAAGGAAGTGATTGCAGCCCGCAATACCCCAATTTCTGATGATTTGGCTATAGAAATTCAGAAGGCGGGTGTGACTCAAGTGGTGACGCGATCGCCTCTAACTTGTGAAGCAGCCCGTTCGGTGTGTCAACACTGCTATGGCTGGAGTTTAGCCCACGCGAAGATGGTGGATTTGGGCGAAGCTGTGGGGATTATTGCCGCTCAAAGTATCGGTGAACCGGGTACACAGTTGACCATGCGGACTTTCCACACAGGCGGTGTGTTTACTGGGGAAGTGGCGCAACAAGTCCGTTCTAAAACCGAAGGTACAATCCGTCTCCCCCGGAAATTACGCACCAGAACCTATCGCACCCGCCACGGGGAAGATGCCCTGTATGTGGAAGCCAATGGCATCATCAACTTGGAGCCGAAAAAAGACAGTTCTGGAGACCAAGAGCATCAAGAAATTCATGTGACTCAAGGTTCTACCCTCTATGTCCATGAAGGACAGCAAGTAAAAATCGGTCAGTTGCTGGCAGAAGTGGCTCTGGGTGGGCGAACAACTCGGACTAATACAGAAAAAGCCGTCAAAGATGTAGCTTCTAACTTGGCGGGAGAAGTGCAGTTTGCCGATGTTGTGCCAGAACAAAAAACCGACCGTCAGGGGAATACCACAACCACGGCTGCACGGGGTGGTTTGATTTGGGTGCTGTCTGGAGAAGTTTATAATTTGCCTCCTGGGGCTGAGTTGATTGTCAAAAATGGCGATCAAGTTGCTGAAAATGGAGTTTTGGCAGAAACCAAATTAACCACGGTGCATGGTGGTGTAGTGCGGTTACCAGAAGCGATCGCAGGTAAAAGCACCAGAGAAATTGAAATTATCACCGCCTCTGTGGTCTTAGACCAAGCCACAGTCACTGTGGAAAGTTCCCAAGGTCGTAACCACTATTTAATCACCACTGGTAACAACCAAGTGTTCAACCTCCGGGCTACCCCAGGCACAAAGGTGCAGAATGGTCAAGTTGTGGCTGAGTTGATTGATGAGCGCTATCGCACCAACACTGGGGGATTCCTGAAATTCGGTGGTGTAGAAGTTCAGAAAAAAGGCAAAGCCAAGCTGGGTTATGAAGTCGTCCAGGGTGGCACTTTGCTGTGGATTCCCGAAGAAACCCACGAAGTTAATAAAGATATCTCCTTGCTATTAGTCGAAGACGGCCAGTTTGTCGAAGCCGGCACCGAAGTCGTCAAAGATATCTTCTGCCAAAACAGTGGTGTAATTGAAGTCACCCAGAAAAATGACATCCTCCGGGAAGTGGTGGTCAAGCCTGGGGAACTGCTAATGGTCGATGATCCAGAAGCAGTCATGGGACGCGACAACACTTTTGTCCAACCTGGTGAAGAGTTCCAAGGGACTGTAGCTACAGAATTACGCTACATCCAATATATTGAATCCACAGAAGGCCCGGCATTATTGAGCCGTCCTGTAGTCGAGTTTGCTGTTCCCAACAACCCAGATGTGCCATCCACTACTTCCATTAGCCAACAAACCGGACGTTCCATTCAAATGCGCGCAGTACAACGACTGCCTTATAAAGATTCTGAACGGGTGAAGTCTGTTGATGGTGTGGAACTACTGCGAACTCAGCTAGTGTTGGAAATTGAACAGGATGGTGAACAAGACCATTCTGCCTCTCCTTTAGCCGCAGATATTGAACTGGTTGAAGATACTGAAAATGCCGAAGTTCAACGCTTGCAACTGGTGATTTTGGAATCGTTAGTAATTCGCCGAGATATTACCGCCGATGCTACCCAAGGCAGCACCCAGACGAGTTTGCAGGTGGAGGATGGCGACAGCATTGCCCCTGGTTCTGTGGTAGCCAGCACCAAAATTTTGGGTAAAGAGGGGGGTATAGTGCGGGGTGTGCGAGCCGGCACCGAAGCAGTGCGTCGTTGTTTGGTGTTACGCGATAGCGACAAAATCACTATGACAACTAGCGCTCAACCCAAGGTGAAGAGGGGAGATTTGTTAGTAGAAGGTGCAGAAATTGCTCCGGGAATCTTTGCTGAGGATTCTGGGCAAGTATTGGAAGTAATTAATAATACTGCTGCATCTGCTACTGGGGAATCGGCTCTTGCAGGCCCACAGTATTCCATCAATATCCGCGTTGGTCGTCCCTACCGAGTCAGCCCTGGGGCTGTGTTGCAAATAGAAGATGGGGATTTGGTGCAACGGGGCGACAACTTGGTGTTGTTGGTGTTTGAACGGGCGAAAACTGGAGACATTATCCAAGGTTTGCCCCGGATTGAAGAGTTGCTGGAGGCGCGCAAACCTAAAGAAGCTTGTATTTTGGCGCGGCGCTCTGGTGAACTAAAGGTAGTTTATGCTGATGGTGGTGATGAAGCGATCGCTGCTAAAGTCATAGAACCCAATGGTGTAGTTACAGATTATCCTCTTGGACCTGGACAAAATTTGATGATGCCAGATGGCTCAATGATTTCGGCGGGGGAACCGTTGAGTGATGGTCCATCCAACCCCCATGAAATTTTGGAGGTGTTCTTTAGTCTGGGTTCTGAGGATGGAATTTATGCTTGTGCCAGCCATGCGTTGCAAAAGGTGCAGACATTCTTGGTGAATGAAGTGCAGATGGTGTATCAGTCCCAAGGGATTGAGATTTCTGACAAGCACATTGAGGTAATTGTGCGTCAGATGACCAATAAGGTCAGGATTGATGATGGTGGAGACACTACCATGCTGCCTGGGGAGTTGGTGGAACTGCGCCAAGTGGAGCAGGTGAATGAGGCCATGGCCATTACTGGCGGTGCGAGGGCGCAATATACGCCTGTGCTGTTAGGGATTACGAAGGCATCGTTGAACACCGACAGCTTCATTTCGGCGGCATCTTTCCAAGAGACAACACGGGTGCTAACTGAAGCAGCCATTGAGGGTAAATCTGACTGGCTGCGGGGGTTGAAGGAAAACGTGATTATCGGGCGATTGATTCCGGCTGGTACTGGCTACAATACCTATGAGGAACCAGGGGCGATTGATGAATATGCGGCTCTAGATAGCAATGCCGTATTGGATGAAGTTGATGATCCACTGGATATGGTGCTAGATGACCGCACGGCGCGCACTTACAACTTAGATTCTCCTGGGCTGGCGGAAACTGGATTTGGCAAACGACGTGCCGAAAGACCTATCTTGGATGAAGAAGATGAGTTGATTGCTGATGAAGTGAGCGACCTCGTAGAAGAAGAAGAAGAGGATGAGGATGATTACGAGGAAGTAGATGACGATGACGATGATTACGATAGCTAACATGGCGTAGCCATAGATTCCAGCTAAAAGCTAACATTCTATAGATAAAAGGCAAAAGAATAACTTCTTTTGCCTTTTTACTTTTGACCATTAGTTCCCAATACAGTTCAGTTAAGCATTTCTTCCGAATCCCAAGGGGCTAATACCATTTCTGTGTAAAGCTGCGCTGAATTTCTTTCTTTGTGTACTTTGTGTCCTTTGTGTGTACACCTTAGTTCTCCCAAGAACACAAT comes from the Nodularia sp. NIES-3585 genome and includes:
- a CDS encoding DNA-directed RNA polymerase subunit beta'', which translates into the protein MTKEKAVFRNRVVDKGQLRKLISWAFTHYGTARTAVMADKLKELGFRYATKAGVSISVDDLMIPPTKRSLLEAAEEEILATETRYQRGEITEVERFQKVIDTWNGTSEALKDEVVVHFKKTDPLNSVYMMAFSGARGNISQVRQLVGMRGLMADPQGEIIDLPIKTNFREGLTVTEYIISSYGARKGLVDTALRTADSGYLTRRLVDVSQDVIIREFDCGTTRGIPVRAMTEGGKILIPLAQRLLGRVVAEDVVHPTTKEVIAARNTPISDDLAIEIQKAGVTQVVTRSPLTCEAARSVCQHCYGWSLAHAKMVDLGEAVGIIAAQSIGEPGTQLTMRTFHTGGVFTGEVAQQVRSKTEGTIRLPRKLRTRTYRTRHGEDALYVEANGIINLEPKKDSSGDQEHQEIHVTQGSTLYVHEGQQVKIGQLLAEVALGGRTTRTNTEKAVKDVASNLAGEVQFADVVPEQKTDRQGNTTTTAARGGLIWVLSGEVYNLPPGAELIVKNGDQVAENGVLAETKLTTVHGGVVRLPEAIAGKSTREIEIITASVVLDQATVTVESSQGRNHYLITTGNNQVFNLRATPGTKVQNGQVVAELIDERYRTNTGGFLKFGGVEVQKKGKAKLGYEVVQGGTLLWIPEETHEVNKDISLLLVEDGQFVEAGTEVVKDIFCQNSGVIEVTQKNDILREVVVKPGELLMVDDPEAVMGRDNTFVQPGEEFQGTVATELRYIQYIESTEGPALLSRPVVEFAVPNNPDVPSTTSISQQTGRSIQMRAVQRLPYKDSERVKSVDGVELLRTQLVLEIEQDGEQDHSASPLAADIELVEDTENAEVQRLQLVILESLVIRRDITADATQGSTQTSLQVEDGDSIAPGSVVASTKILGKEGGIVRGVRAGTEAVRRCLVLRDSDKITMTTSAQPKVKRGDLLVEGAEIAPGIFAEDSGQVLEVINNTAASATGESALAGPQYSINIRVGRPYRVSPGAVLQIEDGDLVQRGDNLVLLVFERAKTGDIIQGLPRIEELLEARKPKEACILARRSGELKVVYADGGDEAIAAKVIEPNGVVTDYPLGPGQNLMMPDGSMISAGEPLSDGPSNPHEILEVFFSLGSEDGIYACASHALQKVQTFLVNEVQMVYQSQGIEISDKHIEVIVRQMTNKVRIDDGGDTTMLPGELVELRQVEQVNEAMAITGGARAQYTPVLLGITKASLNTDSFISAASFQETTRVLTEAAIEGKSDWLRGLKENVIIGRLIPAGTGYNTYEEPGAIDEYAALDSNAVLDEVDDPLDMVLDDRTARTYNLDSPGLAETGFGKRRAERPILDEEDELIADEVSDLVEEEEEDEDDYEEVDDDDDDYDS